A stretch of the Terriglobales bacterium genome encodes the following:
- a CDS encoding DmsE family decaheme c-type cytochrome, which produces MSRFNRSILLIITALVLLWLPGSVAWGKKPQQATDTKQTSAVPASAQYVGSETCKGCHEEVHNRFGTNPHFQLLKEESGGKSKEWHGCESCHGPGSAHVEGGGDTTKIFNPGKASVQQASAQCLQCHQSGHDQNNFKSSVHLTNGVGCTSCHSVHQPKEKRSLLSASQPTLCYQCHTEQRAEFSRPFRHRVNEGLVQCSDCHNVHGGTQQKQMRTTAAQDQVCMKCHTEKRGPFVFEHIPVKTEGCQSCHTPHGSTNPRLLRTSNVNLLCLQCHTLAASGAPSQNPAGPAHNQNQKYQSCTLCHVYIHGSNFSEVFFKP; this is translated from the coding sequence ATGTCACGATTCAACAGAAGCATTCTTCTAATAATCACGGCCTTAGTGCTGCTCTGGTTGCCGGGGTCCGTTGCCTGGGGAAAGAAACCGCAACAGGCTACGGACACGAAGCAAACGAGTGCAGTACCGGCGTCGGCTCAGTATGTCGGGTCAGAGACATGTAAGGGCTGTCACGAAGAGGTACATAATCGGTTCGGGACGAATCCGCACTTTCAGTTGTTAAAGGAAGAGTCCGGCGGTAAGTCGAAGGAGTGGCACGGGTGCGAATCCTGCCATGGACCCGGTTCGGCGCACGTTGAGGGCGGCGGAGACACCACCAAGATTTTCAATCCCGGCAAGGCATCCGTGCAGCAGGCGAGCGCACAGTGCCTGCAGTGTCACCAGTCGGGGCATGACCAGAACAATTTCAAGAGTTCCGTGCACTTGACGAATGGAGTCGGATGCACCAGTTGCCATTCTGTGCACCAACCAAAGGAAAAGCGCTCGTTGCTTTCCGCGTCGCAGCCGACACTCTGCTATCAGTGCCACACGGAACAGCGCGCAGAGTTCAGCCGTCCGTTTCGCCATCGGGTGAATGAGGGGCTGGTCCAGTGCAGCGACTGCCACAACGTGCATGGCGGAACGCAGCAGAAGCAGATGCGAACCACCGCAGCGCAGGACCAGGTCTGCATGAAGTGCCATACGGAGAAGCGCGGGCCGTTCGTTTTTGAGCACATTCCGGTCAAAACCGAGGGGTGCCAGTCCTGCCATACGCCGCATGGATCGACCAATCCCCGCCTGCTGCGAACCAGCAATGTGAACCTGCTTTGCTTACAGTGCCATACGCTGGCGGCGAGTGGAGCACCTTCCCAAAATCCTGCCGGACCGGCACACAACCAGAACCAGAAGTACCAGTCCTGCACTTTGTGCCACGTGTACATACACGGATCGAACTTCAGCGAGGTGTTCTTCAAACCATGA
- the dprA gene encoding DNA-processing protein DprA: MAVQSEVSQQSYWLALSLTPGLGPTRGKKLVGHFGSAANVFHASLTELEATGLQAVSAQSIATGASLNKAEDEVVKAKAAGAKIVTPADEDYPERLLEIYDPPLCLYVRGDASILRQSGVAVVGTRHPTPYGVGMSERLSCDLSARGIIIISGLARGVDTAAHRGVVNAKGKTIGVFGTGVDVIYPRENGKLAEQIVSLGGALISEFPIGTFAAPQNFPIRNRIISGLAIGVLVVEAGEYSGTRITARCALEQSREVYAVPGNVTNKLSWGPNTLIKQGAKLVATWEDVWEELPSEVRLQLEAEKPNESSKPETASLFDGAAMSPHEKKIYALLKADDMTHIDELVEKLSGAMSSSELFAALFELELSSKIRQLPGKNFVRTF, encoded by the coding sequence ATGGCCGTCCAAAGCGAAGTTTCACAGCAGTCCTACTGGCTCGCCCTGTCTCTGACCCCCGGTTTAGGCCCAACTCGTGGAAAAAAACTCGTGGGACACTTCGGATCGGCCGCGAACGTGTTCCATGCGTCGCTGACAGAACTGGAGGCGACCGGGTTGCAGGCTGTTTCAGCACAGTCGATTGCGACAGGGGCGTCGCTCAACAAAGCGGAAGACGAGGTGGTAAAGGCGAAGGCGGCCGGAGCAAAGATTGTGACGCCGGCGGATGAAGATTATCCGGAGAGGCTGCTGGAGATCTACGATCCGCCGCTGTGTTTGTACGTCCGAGGAGATGCTTCGATCCTGAGGCAGTCGGGCGTGGCGGTGGTGGGTACGAGGCATCCAACGCCGTACGGGGTAGGGATGTCGGAAAGGCTCTCCTGCGACCTTTCGGCCCGAGGGATCATCATTATTAGTGGACTGGCGCGTGGGGTGGATACCGCCGCGCATCGAGGGGTCGTCAACGCCAAGGGGAAGACGATTGGGGTCTTTGGGACTGGCGTTGACGTGATCTATCCGCGAGAGAACGGCAAGCTGGCCGAGCAGATAGTTTCGCTTGGAGGCGCGCTGATTTCAGAGTTTCCCATAGGGACTTTCGCGGCTCCGCAGAACTTTCCCATTCGTAACCGGATTATCAGTGGACTGGCGATCGGAGTATTGGTCGTAGAGGCCGGCGAGTACAGCGGCACGCGCATCACGGCGCGCTGCGCTTTGGAACAGTCGCGGGAAGTCTACGCAGTTCCGGGGAATGTGACGAACAAATTGTCTTGGGGTCCGAACACGCTGATTAAACAGGGCGCGAAGTTGGTTGCGACCTGGGAGGACGTGTGGGAGGAGTTGCCGTCGGAGGTGAGGCTGCAACTCGAGGCTGAGAAGCCGAATGAATCTTCCAAGCCCGAGACAGCATCTTTGTTTGACGGCGCAGCCATGTCGCCCCATGAGAAGAAAATCTATGCGTTGCTCAAGGCGGACGACATGACGCACATCGACGAGTTGGTGGAAAAGCTAAGCGGCGCGATGAGTTCTTCGGAGTTGTTTGCAGCGCTGTTCGAACTGGAACTGTCGAGTAAGATTCGACAGTTGCCCGGCAAGAACTTTGTTCGCACTTTCTGA
- the mqnC gene encoding cyclic dehypoxanthinyl futalosine synthase, with translation MSLTKQQALEMFRSDDLIGIGMEADAVRRQFHPEGTVTYIIDRNINYTNFCTEYCTFCAFYRPLKGKMAAEGYILDFETIYEKIRETVELGGTGVLMQGGLHPDLKIDWHEQMLRGIKQRFPQIHLHCYSASEILAIAEYSNLTVEDTIKRLREAGLDSIPGGGAEILDDEVRHRIARLKCLTEDWLHVHRTAHKLGMRTTATMMFGVGESFEHRINHFQAIYDLQQETGGFTAFIPWSFQPKHTALGGRGWDEATAVEYLKTLAISRLFLSNVLNIQSSWVTQGLKVCQMGLRFGGNDVGSVMLEENVVKAAGTSNCTTEEELRRIIRDAGFRPARRDTLYRQYFLN, from the coding sequence ATGTCCCTGACCAAACAACAAGCCCTTGAGATGTTCCGTTCCGACGACCTTATCGGCATCGGAATGGAAGCCGACGCTGTTCGCCGCCAGTTCCACCCGGAAGGCACCGTCACATACATCATTGACCGCAACATTAACTACACGAACTTCTGCACCGAATACTGCACTTTCTGTGCGTTCTACCGGCCGCTCAAGGGCAAAATGGCCGCCGAGGGCTACATCCTCGACTTCGAAACCATCTACGAAAAGATTCGCGAAACCGTGGAACTCGGCGGCACCGGCGTGCTCATGCAGGGAGGCCTGCATCCCGATCTCAAAATCGACTGGCATGAGCAGATGCTCCGCGGCATCAAGCAGCGCTTCCCGCAGATCCATTTACACTGCTACTCCGCATCCGAAATTCTCGCCATTGCCGAATACAGCAATCTCACCGTCGAAGACACCATCAAGCGCCTCCGCGAAGCCGGACTCGACTCCATCCCCGGCGGCGGTGCCGAAATCCTCGACGATGAAGTACGCCATCGCATCGCGCGCCTCAAGTGCCTCACTGAAGATTGGCTGCACGTCCACCGTACCGCCCACAAGCTTGGCATGCGGACCACGGCAACCATGATGTTCGGCGTCGGCGAATCGTTCGAGCACCGCATCAACCACTTCCAGGCCATCTACGATTTGCAGCAAGAGACCGGCGGATTCACCGCCTTCATCCCCTGGAGCTTCCAACCCAAGCACACCGCACTCGGCGGACGCGGTTGGGACGAAGCCACCGCCGTTGAATATCTCAAGACGCTCGCTATCTCGCGCCTCTTCCTCTCCAACGTTCTCAACATTCAGTCCAGCTGGGTTACCCAGGGATTGAAGGTCTGCCAGATGGGACTTCGTTTCGGCGGGAACGACGTTGGCAGCGTCATGCTGGAAGAAAACGTTGTGAAGGCGGCTGGAACTTCGAATTGCACTACGGAAGAAGAACTGCGCCGGATCATTCGTGATGCTGGGTTCCGGCCCGCACGGCGCGACACCCTTTACCGGCAATATTTCCTGAATTAA
- a CDS encoding menaquinone biosynthesis protein, translated as MRRLRISAISFLNTAPLMWDFEHSTPETRESLQRFDFTYTVPSQCAQALLEGTGDIGIIPSITYATIPGLAILPDVAIASKNEVRSILLVHKKPIEDVRTIALDTSSRTSVVLTKILLTKFFRGAEREYVTMPADPEAMLKHCDAGLLIGDPALQVDRSRYAALDLAQEWRRITGKPFVFAFWAVRMAALSGTPEDYALGNIFSRSRDNGLKPASLDVIAREWAPRIGLTEDGVRQYLTENIHYTLDAENTEGLELFYRYAFELGLIPEIPSLRLLGKLAFHLYH; from the coding sequence ATGCGTCGTCTGCGCATTTCTGCCATCTCGTTCCTCAACACCGCACCTTTGATGTGGGACTTCGAGCACTCCACACCAGAAACACGAGAGTCCCTGCAACGTTTCGATTTCACTTACACGGTCCCGTCCCAGTGTGCGCAGGCGCTCCTCGAAGGTACTGGAGATATCGGCATCATTCCGTCGATTACCTACGCCACGATTCCCGGACTCGCCATCCTTCCCGACGTCGCGATCGCCTCGAAAAACGAAGTCCGCAGCATCCTACTCGTCCACAAAAAGCCAATCGAAGACGTCCGTACCATTGCGCTCGACACCTCTTCGCGCACCTCGGTCGTCCTCACAAAGATCCTGCTGACGAAGTTTTTCCGCGGTGCGGAACGCGAGTACGTAACCATGCCTGCCGATCCGGAGGCAATGCTGAAGCACTGCGATGCCGGCCTCCTTATCGGAGACCCCGCCCTCCAGGTCGATCGCTCGCGTTATGCCGCACTCGACCTCGCGCAGGAATGGCGACGCATTACCGGCAAACCTTTCGTCTTTGCTTTTTGGGCGGTGCGCATGGCCGCGCTATCCGGAACGCCCGAGGACTACGCCCTTGGAAACATCTTCAGCCGTTCACGCGATAACGGGCTCAAGCCCGCAAGCCTCGACGTGATCGCGCGCGAATGGGCTCCGCGCATCGGCCTTACCGAAGATGGCGTCCGCCAGTACCTAACTGAAAACATCCATTACACGCTGGACGCTGAGAACACCGAGGGACTGGAACTCTTCTACCGGTACGCCTTCGAGTTGGGACTTATCCCCGAAATCCCCTCACTTCGCCTGCTCGGGAAACTCGCCTTTCATCTCTACCACTAG
- a CDS encoding Crp/Fnr family transcriptional regulator: protein MESATHQSCFKCELRPDRVFCDLPAEALISFDSIKSVQQLPRGETLFQEGRLPRGIFVLCEGRVKLSVCSETGKRLMLRVAGPGEVLGLSATMSGKPYEITAEILDNAQVAFVKRKDLLRFLKDHREACMQVVHLLSQDLHVAFDRVRTVGLTRSRRPRIPVRARA from the coding sequence ATGGAGAGCGCAACGCATCAGAGCTGCTTTAAATGCGAACTGCGCCCGGACCGCGTTTTTTGCGACCTCCCGGCGGAGGCATTGATATCTTTCGACAGCATTAAATCGGTCCAGCAACTTCCGCGGGGCGAGACCCTGTTTCAAGAGGGAAGGCTGCCGCGCGGAATTTTTGTCCTGTGCGAAGGGCGCGTGAAGTTATCGGTTTGTTCGGAAACGGGCAAGCGGTTAATGCTTCGAGTGGCGGGCCCGGGAGAGGTGCTGGGCTTGAGCGCCACAATGTCGGGTAAGCCGTACGAAATCACGGCGGAAATCCTCGACAACGCGCAAGTCGCATTTGTAAAGCGCAAGGACCTCTTGCGGTTCCTTAAGGATCATCGCGAAGCCTGCATGCAGGTAGTGCACCTGCTGAGCCAGGATCTACATGTCGCATTTGATCGCGTTCGTACCGTCGGATTAACCCGTTCCCGGCGGCCGCGCATTCCTGTTCGAGCTCGCGCCTAA
- a CDS encoding Crp/Fnr family transcriptional regulator, with product MQSFETIKYATAYPKGAVLFVEGQAPRGIYVLCKGRVKLSICSTDGKTLILKVAEPGEVLGLSATVSGKAYELTAETLDPCQVNFVKREDFLRFLREHADACFRVAEQLSDKYNAACHEIRSLGLSHSAAEKLAKLLLEWSAKNGESNKVEPRLKLALTHEEIAQMIGTSRETVTRLFADLKKRQIVMAKGSTLLIRNKAALKSIASAS from the coding sequence TTGCAGTCATTCGAAACAATTAAATACGCCACTGCTTATCCGAAAGGCGCAGTCCTGTTTGTGGAAGGCCAGGCACCCCGCGGAATCTACGTTCTCTGCAAAGGTCGCGTGAAACTTTCCATCTGCTCCACAGATGGCAAAACCTTGATCCTGAAAGTTGCCGAACCTGGTGAAGTACTCGGGTTAAGCGCCACGGTTTCAGGGAAGGCTTATGAGCTAACGGCGGAGACGCTGGACCCGTGCCAGGTGAACTTCGTGAAACGGGAAGATTTCCTGCGTTTTCTGCGCGAGCACGCGGACGCGTGTTTCCGGGTTGCCGAGCAGCTCAGCGACAAGTACAACGCCGCTTGCCATGAAATCAGGTCTCTGGGCCTGTCGCATTCGGCGGCGGAAAAGCTTGCGAAGCTGTTGCTTGAGTGGAGCGCGAAGAATGGGGAATCGAACAAGGTAGAACCGCGCCTGAAGCTGGCTTTGACGCATGAAGAGATTGCGCAGATGATCGGCACGTCACGCGAAACGGTGACACGATTGTTTGCCGACCTGAAGAAGCGCCAGATTGTAATGGCAAAGGGCTCGACGTTACTGATACGCAACAAGGCCGCGCTGAAGTCCATCGCCAGCGCATCGTAA
- a CDS encoding cellulose synthase family protein, whose product MLAESPLFHAFILAVFFFAQQRGFGHWVRTHVLDTTFRGIYRANAFDMALLIPYFIVLVALAFYGMHRYQLVWMYYRNRKNKVTEPESRFSELPTVTIQLPIFNEQFVIDRLVDAVCKMNYPREKLEIQVLDDSTDETTEVARAVVDRYAAMGYPVTFIHRDNREGFKAGALQNGMKYSKGEFIAIFDADFVPPEEWLMKVIHHFVNPKIGMVQTRWTHLNRNYSFLTEVEAILLDGHFVLEHGGRSRSNVFFNFNGTAGMWRRQAIVDAGGWQHDTLTEDTDLSYRAQLKGYKFRYLQDVECPAELPIEMTAFKTQQARWAKGLIQCAIKDLPFVLKDKTVSRREKLEAWYHLTANISYPLMIVLSTLLLPAMIIRFYQGWFQMLYIDLPLFMASTFSISSFYLVSQKELHPKTWLRTFLYLPFLMALGIGLTITNTKAVLEALRGKQTAFARTPKYRVMSKADKTVAAKKYRKRLGLIPYVELLIGSYFALTVWYAIANENYITVPFLILFVVGYWYTGLMSLFQGRFERLGWNQGVGEEEHIKPFPVGV is encoded by the coding sequence GTGCTTGCGGAGTCTCCCCTGTTCCACGCATTCATACTTGCGGTCTTCTTTTTTGCGCAGCAACGCGGTTTTGGCCATTGGGTACGCACGCACGTTCTCGATACCACCTTCCGGGGGATCTATCGCGCCAACGCCTTCGACATGGCGCTGCTTATCCCCTACTTCATCGTCCTGGTCGCGCTCGCTTTTTACGGCATGCATCGGTATCAGCTCGTCTGGATGTATTACCGCAACCGTAAGAACAAGGTCACCGAACCCGAGAGCCGGTTCTCCGAGCTGCCCACGGTCACCATCCAACTTCCAATTTTCAACGAGCAGTTCGTCATCGACCGTCTTGTCGACGCCGTCTGCAAGATGAACTACCCGCGCGAAAAACTCGAGATCCAGGTCCTCGACGATTCCACCGACGAAACCACCGAGGTGGCGCGCGCGGTCGTCGATCGCTATGCCGCCATGGGATACCCGGTCACCTTCATCCATCGCGACAACCGCGAAGGCTTCAAGGCGGGAGCGTTGCAGAACGGCATGAAGTACTCGAAGGGAGAGTTCATCGCCATCTTCGACGCCGACTTCGTTCCACCGGAAGAATGGCTGATGAAGGTAATCCATCACTTCGTCAACCCGAAGATCGGCATGGTGCAGACCCGCTGGACGCACCTGAACCGCAACTACTCGTTCCTCACCGAAGTCGAAGCCATTCTGCTCGACGGACACTTCGTCCTTGAGCACGGCGGACGCTCGCGCTCCAACGTCTTCTTCAACTTCAATGGAACCGCCGGGATGTGGCGCCGTCAGGCTATCGTGGACGCCGGAGGCTGGCAGCACGACACGCTCACCGAAGATACCGACCTCTCCTACCGCGCTCAGTTGAAGGGCTACAAATTCCGCTACCTTCAAGACGTCGAGTGCCCGGCCGAGTTGCCAATTGAGATGACCGCCTTTAAGACCCAGCAGGCACGCTGGGCCAAGGGCCTTATCCAGTGCGCAATCAAGGATCTCCCGTTCGTTCTGAAAGACAAGACCGTATCGCGCCGGGAAAAGCTCGAAGCGTGGTACCACCTGACGGCAAACATCAGCTATCCGCTGATGATCGTCCTGTCCACGCTGCTGCTGCCGGCGATGATCATCCGCTTCTACCAGGGCTGGTTCCAGATGCTGTACATCGACCTGCCCCTGTTCATGGCGTCAACCTTCTCGATATCGAGCTTCTACCTCGTCTCGCAGAAGGAACTACATCCGAAGACGTGGCTGCGCACGTTCCTCTATCTGCCGTTCCTCATGGCGCTCGGCATCGGCCTGACGATTACTAATACGAAGGCCGTGCTGGAGGCGCTGCGCGGAAAGCAAACCGCGTTCGCGCGCACGCCGAAGTACCGAGTGATGAGCAAGGCGGACAAGACCGTCGCTGCCAAGAAGTACCGCAAACGCCTTGGTCTGATTCCCTACGTCGAGTTGCTGATCGGAAGCTACTTTGCTCTAACGGTGTGGTACGCCATAGCGAACGAAAACTACATCACGGTCCCGTTCCTGATCTTGTTTGTCGTGGGCTACTGGTACACGGGCCTCATGTCGCTGTTCCAGGGACGCTTCGAACGCCTGGGCTGGAACCAGGGCGTCGGCGAAGAAGAACACATCAAGCCCTTTCCGGTTGGCGTTTAA
- the rnk gene encoding nucleoside diphosphate kinase regulator has translation MTKRTIYMTAYDLQRLQPLIESARRYGHADVEALDLLQAEVDRAILCDPNDMPADVVTINAKVRVTDLETGKQLEFTIVFPRQADYEQKMISVLAPIGTALLGYRPGVEVEWPTPGGMRRFRIDEVTAPQRAASVA, from the coding sequence ATGACGAAACGAACGATCTATATGACTGCATACGACCTGCAGAGATTGCAGCCGCTGATTGAATCGGCACGCCGTTATGGTCACGCGGACGTGGAAGCACTCGACCTGCTCCAGGCGGAAGTGGATCGCGCCATACTCTGCGATCCAAATGACATGCCGGCGGATGTAGTGACGATCAACGCCAAGGTTCGCGTCACCGATCTTGAAACGGGCAAGCAGTTAGAGTTCACGATCGTGTTTCCCCGCCAGGCCGACTACGAGCAAAAGATGATCTCGGTGCTGGCACCGATCGGGACGGCACTGCTGGGATACCGTCCGGGAGTGGAGGTGGAATGGCCGACTCCGGGAGGGATGCGAAGATTCCGGATTGACGAAGTTACCGCGCCGCAGAGAGCGGCGAGTGTGGCGTGA
- the topA gene encoding type I DNA topoisomerase, with translation MAKGLVIVESPAKAKTIQKYLGKGFSVEASYGHVKDLPKNNLGVDVEGDFDTEYIVIPGKEKVLSKLKKLAKSADTIYLAPDPDREGEAIAAHLAEELGGDGFDGKKKKKSAEAVDIRRVTFNEITQRAVKDAFEHTRDIDRNLVDAQQTRRVLDRIVGYQVSPLLWDKVRRGLSAGRVQTVALRLIVEREREIKAFVKQEYWTIDAHLAGPKPPAFDARLIGKGDEKIEVPNEEESKKIVSFLEGADWTVKSVDKKERRRNATAPFTTSKLQQDSSRKLRFSVKRTMMIAQRLYEGVELGDEGLVGLITYMRTDSTRVSNDALAEVREYIPAQYGPQYLPESANTYKSKQKGAQEAHEAIRPTSVTRHPDEIKKYLQEDEYKVYKLIWQRFVASQMTPAVFDQTTVDIDASKNNESYRFRVTGSVLKFDGFLKVYEEAKDTKDEEDEALKHKLPALEAGQKLKLKELKPEQHFTEPPPRYNEASLVKELEERGIGRPSTYAAILTTIQERQYVTKVGGKFAPTEIGLVVTDLLVENFKDIFDPAYTARLEEELDDIENGEEKWTDAMRDFYEKFQKDLSYAEKHMENLKAMEKPTDEKCERCGSPLVLKWGKHGSFYACSAYDKKNPESCTFTKENPINLTDLDQADGMQETTQEEYCENCGRPMVLKRGRFGQFMACSGYPDCKTTRRLDQGKKVPDIPLEEKCPECGRNMVLRHGRYGEFTSCSGYPDCKYIKQNFIGMKCPECKEGELVEKRARRRGNSFYGCSRYPKCKFTSAQRPVPEKCPKCGHDHLVQKFLKAGPVIACPNDKCDYEREAPELAAPTAVA, from the coding sequence TTGGCTAAAGGTTTAGTGATTGTCGAGTCGCCTGCGAAGGCAAAAACGATCCAGAAGTATCTGGGCAAGGGGTTCAGTGTCGAAGCTTCATACGGACACGTGAAAGACCTGCCGAAGAACAACCTGGGCGTGGATGTCGAGGGCGATTTCGATACCGAATACATCGTGATACCTGGAAAGGAAAAGGTCCTTTCCAAACTGAAGAAGCTGGCGAAATCAGCAGACACCATTTACCTGGCGCCTGACCCTGACCGCGAAGGTGAAGCGATTGCCGCCCATCTGGCCGAGGAACTTGGCGGCGACGGATTCGACGGCAAGAAGAAAAAGAAGTCTGCCGAGGCGGTGGACATCCGCCGCGTGACTTTCAACGAAATCACGCAGCGCGCGGTGAAAGACGCTTTCGAGCACACGCGCGATATCGATCGCAACCTCGTGGACGCGCAGCAGACGCGGCGTGTGCTGGACCGCATCGTCGGTTACCAGGTGTCGCCGCTGCTTTGGGACAAGGTTCGGCGTGGGCTTTCCGCCGGGCGCGTGCAAACGGTAGCGCTACGACTGATCGTGGAACGCGAGCGCGAAATCAAAGCGTTCGTTAAACAGGAATACTGGACGATTGACGCGCACCTTGCAGGACCCAAGCCTCCGGCATTCGACGCCCGATTAATCGGTAAGGGCGACGAGAAGATTGAAGTCCCGAACGAGGAAGAGTCGAAGAAGATTGTTTCGTTCCTCGAGGGCGCCGACTGGACCGTCAAATCGGTCGACAAGAAAGAGCGTCGCCGGAATGCCACGGCTCCGTTCACGACTTCGAAATTGCAGCAGGATTCGTCGCGCAAACTTCGCTTCTCGGTGAAGCGCACGATGATGATCGCGCAACGCTTGTATGAAGGCGTGGAACTCGGCGATGAAGGCCTCGTCGGTCTGATTACATACATGCGTACGGATTCGACGCGAGTGTCGAATGACGCTCTGGCGGAAGTGCGCGAGTACATCCCTGCGCAGTATGGACCGCAGTATCTGCCCGAATCGGCGAATACGTACAAGTCAAAGCAGAAGGGCGCGCAGGAAGCGCACGAAGCGATTCGCCCGACATCCGTAACACGGCATCCTGATGAGATTAAGAAGTACCTCCAGGAAGACGAGTACAAGGTTTACAAGCTGATCTGGCAGCGCTTCGTCGCGTCTCAGATGACCCCGGCTGTGTTCGACCAGACGACCGTTGATATCGACGCGTCAAAGAACAACGAGTCGTACCGCTTCCGCGTGACGGGTTCCGTTCTGAAGTTTGACGGTTTCCTGAAGGTCTACGAAGAAGCGAAGGATACGAAGGACGAAGAGGACGAGGCGCTGAAGCACAAGTTGCCTGCGCTTGAAGCCGGCCAGAAACTGAAGCTGAAAGAGTTGAAGCCGGAGCAGCACTTTACGGAACCTCCGCCGCGCTACAACGAAGCCTCGCTGGTGAAGGAACTGGAAGAGCGCGGCATCGGGCGTCCGTCTACGTATGCTGCGATTCTGACGACGATCCAGGAGCGCCAATACGTGACCAAAGTCGGCGGCAAGTTTGCGCCGACGGAAATCGGACTGGTAGTCACCGACCTGCTGGTGGAGAACTTCAAGGACATCTTCGATCCTGCCTACACGGCACGACTGGAAGAAGAACTCGACGACATCGAAAACGGCGAAGAGAAGTGGACCGATGCGATGCGCGATTTCTACGAAAAATTCCAGAAGGACCTCTCCTATGCCGAAAAGCACATGGAGAACCTGAAGGCGATGGAAAAGCCCACCGACGAGAAGTGTGAACGGTGCGGATCGCCGCTGGTGCTGAAGTGGGGCAAGCACGGATCGTTCTACGCGTGTTCCGCGTACGACAAGAAGAATCCCGAGAGCTGCACGTTTACGAAAGAAAACCCGATCAACCTGACCGATCTCGACCAAGCGGACGGCATGCAGGAGACGACGCAGGAAGAATACTGCGAGAACTGCGGACGTCCGATGGTACTGAAACGCGGCCGGTTCGGGCAGTTCATGGCATGCTCGGGGTATCCGGACTGCAAGACTACCCGGCGACTGGATCAGGGCAAGAAGGTGCCGGACATTCCGCTGGAAGAGAAGTGCCCCGAATGCGGACGCAACATGGTGCTGCGTCACGGCCGTTACGGCGAGTTTACGTCGTGCTCGGGTTACCCGGACTGCAAGTACATCAAGCAGAACTTCATCGGCATGAAGTGTCCGGAATGCAAAGAGGGTGAGCTTGTCGAGAAGCGGGCGCGCCGCAGAGGAAATTCCTTCTACGGATGCTCGCGCTACCCGAAGTGTAAGTTCACGTCGGCGCAGAGACCCGTTCCGGAAAAGTGCCCGAAGTGCGGACACGATCACCTGGTGCAGAAATTCCTGAAGGCCGGACCGGTCATCGCGTGTCCGAATGACAAGTGCGACTACGAGAGGGAGGCCCCAGAGTTGGCGGCCCCGACAGCAGTCGCGTAA
- a CDS encoding VTT domain-containing protein → MNVAVFIVAAAAKGVKHWLFRLGGPGMILVALIDNSFIPLPGSLDVFTILLSAGNHPYWPYYASMATLGSVIGAYLTYRIGKKGGKEMLEKKIGKEKAEKVYQKFETAGFTTVTVGVMIPPPFPVFPLLLAAGALQYPTKKFLSAIAVGRAIRFTVAALLGVFFGRAIIGFFSHYYKPALYGLLGLAVVASMGGVLYYFRWRKKRKASAGHSRPQEKAA, encoded by the coding sequence ATGAATGTTGCCGTTTTCATCGTCGCTGCTGCCGCTAAGGGCGTAAAACATTGGCTATTTCGCCTTGGCGGACCGGGAATGATCCTTGTCGCACTCATCGACAACTCCTTTATTCCCCTGCCTGGTAGCCTCGATGTCTTCACCATTCTACTTTCCGCCGGCAATCACCCGTACTGGCCGTACTACGCCAGCATGGCAACGCTCGGCTCCGTCATCGGCGCCTATCTCACGTACCGCATCGGCAAGAAGGGCGGCAAAGAGATGCTGGAAAAGAAGATCGGCAAGGAAAAGGCTGAGAAGGTTTATCAAAAATTCGAGACCGCAGGATTCACCACCGTTACGGTGGGCGTGATGATCCCACCGCCATTCCCGGTATTCCCTCTGCTGCTTGCTGCCGGAGCACTCCAGTACCCCACAAAAAAGTTCCTGTCTGCCATCGCCGTCGGACGTGCCATCCGCTTTACCGTTGCCGCTCTTCTCGGCGTCTTCTTCGGTCGCGCCATCATCGGATTCTTCTCCCATTACTACAAACCCGCGCTTTATGGACTACTTGGCCTCGCTGTCGTCGCCTCCATGGGAGGCGTCCTTTACTACTTCCGCTGGCGGAAGAAGCGCAAAGCAAGCGCCGGGCATTCCCGCCCTCAGGAGAAAGCGGCGTAG